The Polaribacter sp. KT25b genome contains the following window.
ACGCAGGTTACGATTATCATTGGAATTATGCTGTAAGTGCGTTTCCAACTTATGGAAGTTTAAAATATAATATTAGCGAAGCTGATGATGATGCATTTTTTGTAGAAGCTCGTTATGGTAAGATGTGGACACCTTCTTCTAATTATCCCGATGGAAATTATTATGGTTTAGGTTTGGGAGTTCAAGTTGCAGGAGAAAAAAGATGGAATACAATTATAAGATTAGATTTCCATAGAAAAGGAATTGTTGGTTTTGAAAATGATCAATTAGACAGTATTTCTTTCGGAATTGGTTTTTCTTTCTTTTAAAATTCAGGGTCAACAGTAAAATTCATTTTTTCACCTGTTGATGGATGAAAAAACTCAATAAATTCGGCATGAAGATGTAATCTGTTTACTTTTTTTCCATACAAATCATCACCAATAATTGGAGTGTTTAATCCGTTTTTATGCGCAGCGTGTACTCTTAATTGATGCGTTCTTCCTGTAATTGGATAAAAATAAACGCGTGTTTTTCCGTTTTCTCTTTGGATGATTTTCCAATCTGTTTCAGCATTTTTGCCGTGCACAAAATCTACCAATTGTTTAGGTCTGTCGTCTAAATCTACTCTTAAAGGAAGTTTTATTTTTCCGCTATTTTCAGTTAAATTTCCATCTAATAAGGCAACATATCGTTTTTTAACGGTTCTATTTATAAACTGACTTTGTAAAATTTTATTAGCTTCTTTCGTTTTGGTTAAAAGTAAAATGCCAGAAGTAGACATGTCTAAACGATGCACAATTAAAGGGCCAGTTGCAGTTGGATATTTTTCTTTAATTCTACTATAAACCGAGTCTGTAATTTCTTTACCAGGAACAGATAAAAATTCGGCAGGTTTGTTTACAACAATTAAAACGTCATCTTCATAAATGATTTTAAGTTCTTGTTTTTCTGATAAATTTTCTAACAATAAATTATCATCCATTTCAAGACCTTGCAACATGTGTGTTAAAATTGGTTTGCATCTACTTTGGCAAGCAGGATAATAGTTTTTGTGTTTTCTAACGGCTGAGTTTGGCGAAATTCCCCACCAAAATTCTGCCATAGAAATAGGTTTTAAATCATTAGCAAAAGCATAATTTAATAATTTTGGAGCAGAACATTCCCCTGAGCCTGCAGGAGGTTTTATTGCTGGATCATTAAAAATATCTAATAAGTTTTTTAATTCTTTTTGCTGATTTAAAAATGCATATTTACTAAATAATGTTTGCTGTAAATAGTTTGATTTTTCCTTTCTTTCTTTTTTTAACGCTGCAATTCTGTTTTCAAAAACAAGGAATTCTTTTCCGTTTTTTTCTAGTTTGTCATCATAATATTCAACTAATTCTTTGTAGAAAAATTGATCATTATAACTTTCTTGCATTAATTTTTTGGTGAGATTTTTAAATTCTAAATCACTTAATATTGAGATTGCTTTTTTCTTTTGAAGTTTTCTATCAGATTTAGAAAGTTTCATTTTCTTTCTTTGGTTTTCTAAATCTTTAGCAATTGATTCACTCAATTTTTTAAACGATTTTTTTAAAGTTAAATATTGTTCGTTATTTTTTAATTGAGTTAATTGCGCATTTATTTCATCAATTTCAAGTTCCCCTTTTATATAAAAACTGCCTTCTGTTCTCATATTAAAAACAGGCGGAACAAATTTTTCTGGTAAACTTTTATCCGCTAGTTTTCCTGAAAAGGCTGCTAAATATCCAATTTCATTTTCCTTGTTTTGCACAATTAAAACACCAAACATTTTTCCGATTGGTAAATCCGTTTGATTTTTTTTTAATCCAAAATTATGTTCAAAATCAGTTTGAGATTCTAAATATTCTTGAATTTCTTCTGCAGCAATTTTAGCCAAAGAATGTGGTTCGTAATAAAAAGGAAATGTAAATTTTTCTGGAAGCTGAACCTCAGAAATATCAGTTTTAAAATATTGGAAATGTTTCAAATTGAACTTCTTATTTTCTACTTGTTTTTAAGTGTTTTGTAAACTTCATCAAAGATATGAGGTCTGTCTGCAAGTACAATTAGTGTGTCTTGTGCGTTAATTATTGTTAAACCATTTGGAATTATATAGCTTTCATCTCTTTTAATCATTGCTATAATTGCATTTTTCGGAAAGCCTAATTCTACTATTTTTTTGTCTACAGCAAAACAATCTGGAGTTATTAAAAGTTCTTTCATTTCTGCTTTCGGATTTTCTGCCATTAACATATCTGTTGGAGATAGTTTTTTTAGTGTTTCTGGCAATCCTACATCTAACCATTTTGCAACAAGTGAAAGTGTAGTTCCCTGAATTAATATGGAGGTAACTGAAATAAAAAACACAATATTAAAAATCATATTTGCTTTGTCAATTCCTGCTAAAAGCGGATACGTTGCAAACACAATAGGAACTGCTCCACGCAAACCAACCCAAGAAATATAAAACCTTCTTTTCATTCTCATTTTAAAAAATAGAAGACTAATAAATACACCAATTGGTCTGGCAACAAGAATTAGAAATACAGAAATAAGTAGTCCAATTCCCATGTAAGGAATAATTTCAGAAGGAAAAACAAGTAATCCTAAAGTAAGGAATAACACAATTTGCATTAGCCACGCCAAACCATCGAACATTTTTAAAATGGTTTTTTTATGAATTAGATCTTGATTTCCTAAATAAACTGCACAAATATAAATAGCAAGAAATCCGTTTCCACCAATAAAATCTGTTGCTGAAAATGTGATAAACATCAAAGTAATTACTAAAACAGGATAAAGACCTTCAAAGTCTAATTTTATTTTATTGATAATATATTTACTAGAAAATCCAAAAGAAATACCTGCAATTCCGCCTAAAATCATCTGTTGTAAAAACATAGGAATTATAGACATAAAACTTTGATCTTGATGAATTACCAGTGTTAAAAAGGCAATCGTAAGTACATACGCCATCGGGTCGTTACTTCCGCTTTCTAACTCTAATGTTGGTCTTAGATTCGTTTTTAAAGCTAAATTTTTAGAACGCAAAATAGAAAATACGGCTGCTGCATCTGTTGATGATACAATTGAGCCTAAAAGTAAACTTTCATAAATAGTAAAATCTGTAACAAACCAAACAAAAGTTCCTAATGAAACTGCGGTTAATAAAACACCTACTGTTGATAGCATAATTCCTTCTTTAAGAATTGGTTTTACAGCTGTCCAGTTCGTGTCAAGTCCACCAGAAAACAAGATAAAATTTAGAGATACAATTCCTATAAATTGAGCAGTTTTTGGATCATCAAAACGAATACCTCCAATACCATCAGAACCAGCCAACATGCCAATTCCTAAAAAGAGTAGAAGAGTAGGAACGCCAAACTTATAAGAAGTTTTACCAGCAAAAATACTTACAAGAAGTAATAAAGAGCCAACAAGTAGTATGTTTTCAATCGTTAAATTCATTCTTTTTCTTTTTTGATCTTACATTTCAAAGTTACTTTTTTTCTACTGAAAGTTTTATAAGAATCTTACGTTGTTTTCTATTTAAAATTCGTTTTTATGTTAAATTATAAAATGTGTTTTAGAGTTTTCGAAATTGTAATCAGTTTTTTTAATTTTTCAAAAAATGTATCATTCATCATAACTAGCCGTTGGACAAAATAATAAATCTGTAGGATTGTCAATATCATATAAATACTGATAACCTTTAGATTCCTTTTTACAAAATGGTTCAATAAGTTTTGCCATGTTTATAAAACCATCTAATGTTAGAATACAAAAAAAGGTTTGGTTATCTTTTGTAAGAATTCCTTCATCAGACTTAAATAAACCAAAAATTAAATTGCAATTACGTGGCGTTATAAAATCTACTTGAGATAAATCTAACTTCTGTTTTTTGTCAATAATGGTATCTTTTATCAGTTTTCTAAACAGAATCGCTTCTGCTTTGTTAAAGTTATATAAACGAACAATGTTTTGGTCGTGTCCGTCAATGTTTTCTATGTAATCTAATTCCATATTTATTTTTAATGCGCTTCTAACCAATTTTCTCCAATTCCTATTTCAACATCCAAAGGAACACTCATTTTAAAAGCATTTTCCATTTCGAATTTAATAATTGGTTTTATAATTTCTAACTCGTCTTTATGCGCATCAAAAACCAATTCATCATGCACTTGTAATAACATTTTAGATTTAAAGTTTTCTTTCTCAAAACGCTTGTAAATATTAATCATTGCTAGTTT
Protein-coding sequences here:
- a CDS encoding pseudouridine synthase; amino-acid sequence: MKHFQYFKTDISEVQLPEKFTFPFYYEPHSLAKIAAEEIQEYLESQTDFEHNFGLKKNQTDLPIGKMFGVLIVQNKENEIGYLAAFSGKLADKSLPEKFVPPVFNMRTEGSFYIKGELEIDEINAQLTQLKNNEQYLTLKKSFKKLSESIAKDLENQRKKMKLSKSDRKLQKKKAISILSDLEFKNLTKKLMQESYNDQFFYKELVEYYDDKLEKNGKEFLVFENRIAALKKERKEKSNYLQQTLFSKYAFLNQQKELKNLLDIFNDPAIKPPAGSGECSAPKLLNYAFANDLKPISMAEFWWGISPNSAVRKHKNYYPACQSRCKPILTHMLQGLEMDDNLLLENLSEKQELKIIYEDDVLIVVNKPAEFLSVPGKEITDSVYSRIKEKYPTATGPLIVHRLDMSTSGILLLTKTKEANKILQSQFINRTVKKRYVALLDGNLTENSGKIKLPLRVDLDDRPKQLVDFVHGKNAETDWKIIQRENGKTRVYFYPITGRTHQLRVHAAHKNGLNTPIIGDDLYGKKVNRLHLHAEFIEFFHPSTGEKMNFTVDPEF
- a CDS encoding potassium/proton antiporter, yielding MNLTIENILLVGSLLLLVSIFAGKTSYKFGVPTLLLFLGIGMLAGSDGIGGIRFDDPKTAQFIGIVSLNFILFSGGLDTNWTAVKPILKEGIMLSTVGVLLTAVSLGTFVWFVTDFTIYESLLLGSIVSSTDAAAVFSILRSKNLALKTNLRPTLELESGSNDPMAYVLTIAFLTLVIHQDQSFMSIIPMFLQQMILGGIAGISFGFSSKYIINKIKLDFEGLYPVLVITLMFITFSATDFIGGNGFLAIYICAVYLGNQDLIHKKTILKMFDGLAWLMQIVLFLTLGLLVFPSEIIPYMGIGLLISVFLILVARPIGVFISLLFFKMRMKRRFYISWVGLRGAVPIVFATYPLLAGIDKANMIFNIVFFISVTSILIQGTTLSLVAKWLDVGLPETLKKLSPTDMLMAENPKAEMKELLITPDCFAVDKKIVELGFPKNAIIAMIKRDESYIIPNGLTIINAQDTLIVLADRPHIFDEVYKTLKNK